In Lycium ferocissimum isolate CSIRO_LF1 chromosome 7, AGI_CSIRO_Lferr_CH_V1, whole genome shotgun sequence, the sequence TTCAGATACACATCAGACTGATGAGTTACGTGATTTACCAACTTCAAAGAGATAATGAATCAGACTATCAAAAGTTTTGGCAGTAAAATGCATCGAAAGATCATAACTAAATACATCAACACTACATGAAATAGTAATAGCCAACTTCCACCAATCAAGGCTAGTACCATGTCATTGTGCAAATTAAGTTATATTTCTATCTAGCCAGACTGGCATCCAATTTCAATGGAGATACCGTTATGACACTGATAAGCCAAAGAAAACAATCCTCACGTAGCAaattgtcaattcaatttttgaaaagatTTACCACTGAAGAATTgacaaaatggaagaaaaaagaaaaccaccatatatataaagcaactTGGTGACAGACTTTGCAAAAGTGAGAttgttttagaaaaatataaaaactatagCTAATATTCAATTCAGTTTTCTTTCAGTAGCACAAAATTTCAGTCTTCTTTGCATATGGTTCGCCGTCCACGGTATTgagttaagaaaataaataaaaactaaggaGAGAACTAATATTTTATGCTCCCATACATAACCTGTcaagcaagctatagagaaatgTGAAGCAATTAGAAAGCAAGATGACTCACTAGTCCAAGGCCACGATAAAGTGATGTACTATGCAAGAAGGGCCAGGTCCCTTCTCCAAAATAAGGCTCATAAATGCACAATGGTTGACCAGTTCTTTCAAGATCCCCTTCATCCCTTTCGTGCAAATCGTTCCTAGACCGATCAGCCCTTTTAGCACTTTTGTATACTTCCTCCCATGTTCCCCGAGGTTGATCAGTTCTGCCCTTCAACTGCATCTCATTTAAAAGCAAAAAGATAAAAGTAACATTAATCTACGGAATTTTCCAGTTACAAAGCAACTCCTTTTGCTGTTGCTTTGTTGGTAGAAGTAATAACCAGTCACAAAGTTTAAGTATTTAAAGGAGATCAAACAGAAGAAGAACGGCAAGTCCAAGAATCAATTACCTCCtcgtcttctcttctctttctcttattAGCTATCTCAGTATTTCTGTGATCCTCCCAAATACTATACAAaaagttctcattcttttcCACCACAGCTGCAGAACCCTCTCTTTGGTCCGGATTCCATTGCTTTTCAAACTTGCTCAAATATCTTGAGGTGTTTAAAGTCTTGTTCTGAGAATATTTTGTCTCGATTGCTTCAAAAAGATGCCACTGCCATTCTGCTTTTGTTTTTTCAGGAATTTCAGTGACAGCCTTGGGATATGCAACTTCAGATGGAAATCGGAGAATGTTCTCCAATAACAAAGCATACCCTTCAACACTTTCTGAAACCATAAGGTTCCTTGCAGTACGTTGACCAACTGAAGCAGCCTTTCGGGCTAGAAGTGATAGTTCACCATTTGATACTACTTGCAACATGATCTGTGCTAAAGCGTTGacattttcttttggaaaaagATAGCCATTCACCTTGTCATCGACCTAATAATAGTGTAAAAATAGTCAGCCTTGCTTTAAAAGTCAAAAACCATCCTATCATCAACCTGATAACAGCGTAAAGCATTTAGTCCCTTGCTTTAAAAGTAGAAAGCATATCATTATGCATTTAAGTCAGAACGTACATGTCAACCTTGGCAAAAAATGTATACCCACAGGAAATTTAACGAGTTAAGATACCTACATATTTCTTTATCATTGGTAGATCTGGAGCTACTATAGGTTTCCCAAAGCACATTGCCTTTAGCAAAGTGTTTGGAAAAGATTGCTCCTCACGGAAAGATGCATATATGACAAGGTCAGCCACACTCAAAATTCTATCTGTATCTTCGGCAGGAGCAATGTGCTTCACCATTCCCTCGGGATATCTTAAGTTCCGCGCAATAGCCTATGGAAATCACACTGCCAAGTTACTACAGTACATATGAGAAGAAcccaaaaaaaagtttttacaGACATTCAAATTGCTAAATTATACAGACCAAGACAAGGAGACAATTTACTCAAGAAAAAAGGATCCTTTACCTCCACAGCAACACTATAATTGGTATTTAAACCCTCAGTCAGTACAACAATCTTGAAACGGGAATTTGAATTGCCATCATTTGCTAATTCAGAAAAAACCGGTAATAACGCCTGTAAAACAAGGGCTTGTTCTAGCCAGAGGCCTTTATATAAAAGCTGACTCCCCACAACCGCAATAACAAAGTCTTCAGGTGCATAGTCCAACTTAGCTAGTGAATTATCATTGGATACAGCCATGAAGATATCAACTTCCCATGCTTCTTTAGGAGAACTCGGAATGACAAAGTAGTTTCCAGCATCGCACACTGAATAACCTATCTAAATAATGTATGACTCATAGTCAGCGTACAGATAATACTGATTCTTCTTTAACAAGAACTAAGTATGAGAATGCAAAAGGGAGTTTGAACTTTGAATAACTCATCCAtttcagaagaagaagaattttaaTACAGTAGTTGATAACGAGAACATAAAAATTGTTTGAGCTAGGAAGAAGTTAAGGATAtctaattgttattatttttctttttgatgatGGTGGTGTTTGGGCCAGCTTGTGTGCACCTTGACTAATTCACTGGGTACCTGCTACCATTTACTAGCACAAGTACCGGGTAACTCTACCTACCAAGGCTTAAGCAGACgcgaagaaatcacctagtgtctTTTGCTTCTACTGAACTTGAACCTTGAACGTGAGGTTTCATGGTTTTCCTCCCACTTCATTGAGCACTAGACCATACCCTTGGATGCATGTTATTTCCTTCTTGGGAAGGCAATATTATGTGTGAGTCTGTGAGATGACCTCTACCAAGATGTGAATTACAGAATACCAACACATAAAATGAGTGCAAATCATCTTTCACCCAGAATTTTCAGTAATTCAACATGCATGGAAACTAGAATCATATCGAGGCGAAGGAGAGATCTATCTTTGATTAAAGAACAGTACCGGCAGGATGTAGTTTGGGAAGACAACAACGTTGGCACGACTAAAGACTTTTCTCCAGTTGTCCACAAAATCGTTCTGTCCACTTGAAATATACTGCTTCAACCGAGAAGCAAGTGTAAGTTCATTAATGTTCCATACCAGAGGTACATTCTTGAAAGGCTCCTGCATTACACTGTCACAAATATCATTGGAAAGAGGCAccagaaaagagagaaagaagaaaaatcacaAAAGTATTAACCAACAGGACACTCAAGAAAGATATCTGatactgaaaagaaaaaaaagtgcatACCAAGATAAGACATAGACAGCTTCAAGGGAGTTCACAAGTAGGCCATCATAACTACAAGAGCATGTAAAACAATCAGAAACTATATCACTCCACTGTTTGGTAATAGATGGATTCTCAGCGGCGCAACAGTTTAAATATCTACGGTATAGGGAACAACAAGTCAGCATGGCACATACTCTAAATAGATAACTAAGAAAGGGTAGACAAAATTATGTCTGATAATTTCAAGAAGCCTAGCAAAGGTATATAACAAACAGAAAATGATTGTTGAGCTACAGCCAAAAGTTTTCTTCCGTCATCAATCATCAACATTAATCAAAAGTTACTCAGTtattagaaaataataaaaatatgcataCTTTAGCCAATCTAAAGAGATCTTTGTATGCCCATTGGTGTTCATGACGATGACTGGAACTCCTACATTTTCCCAAACGGACCTCACCGGACCATCTTCAAGTGAGAGCACCTGCAGATTTTTGGAAGGTCATAAGTGTCAAAAGATATAACCATCTCTGGTAAGATTAAGGTGCAACTTTGATTTATTCCGTAACCTGTGATACTTAAAGCCTAGCAGCGCATGCTGGAAAAAATTATTAAGGAAACTAAATGGTACCTGTTTAGAGCATACATTGACTCATTTACAGGTCCTATTGGACTGCACAAAGTATCTTTCACGGTGCTAAACATAAGTTGCAACATTTTCAGGTTGCTCATTCTTAAACCACTAAATGTCAAAAAGCTGAAATTCAATTATCAGAGATCTTCATACAACAAGCTAAGTTGATGTTACTGAACTGCTgtctttttatttctctagtGTTCTAGAAAAATCTTCATCAATCCTTTTTTGACTAACTCCGGATCAACTTGATGATCTCTACAATTATATACAACATATCTTATCACTTCTTCTTTGATACTAGATTTTTGTGTCAGAAGTCCATCTCACATTTCCGATTTCCTCAGATTATTAGATTTAACCTATTTCAATAAGATTGCATAACAATGTCCCAAACCAGGCCCAAAGATTTCCCTGTGTAATCTACTTGCAAGTTAAAAGGAAAGTTGATACAAAAAATCCTGAAGTACTCTTCAACGGATTCAACAAATACTACAGTTCAAATTCTGCAGAAGATGAAACCAGTAATCAAGTTAACATTTACCACTAATTTCAGCAGTCAATAGTACTCTGAGTTGACTAAACATGTAGCATTGATTACCAGTtgtacatgaagaacattataTCCTTACTTAGAAGATTAAAGCAAGAGGAAGAAAGAATCTGACATCCCTAATTGTGTTAACACTATCATTAATCTCAGAGCAAGACATCCACAACATCGTTTAACTTTCTTATCAGTTCAGAGCAAGACATCCACAACATTGTTTAACTTTCTTATCAGTTCCAAAACCTATTTCATAGCAGCTGGCATTGCCTCCATTTACTAAgtaaaaatcacaaaatttacCTCAAT encodes:
- the LOC132063835 gene encoding uncharacterized protein LOC132063835 translates to MGSLENGVLLKKDQNVLRSSSATGRNAFGQRQVRSRFARFLFVKKINYLQWICTVAVFFFFVVLFQMLLPGSVMEKSGNFSQDSEVGYGDLGLLKELGGLDFGEDIKFEPLKVLAKFRDEAVEANGTVASRTVVRFGYRKPKLALVFANLLVDPYQIMMANVAAALREIGYEIEVLSLEDGPVRSVWENVGVPVIVMNTNGHTKISLDWLNYDGLLVNSLEAVYVLSCVMQEPFKNVPLVWNINELTLASRLKQYISSGQNDFVDNWRKVFSRANVVVFPNYILPIGYSVCDAGNYFVIPSSPKEAWEVDIFMAVSNDNSLAKLDYAPEDFVIAVVGSQLLYKGLWLEQALVLQALLPVFSELANDGNSNSRFKIVVLTEGLNTNYSVAVEAIARNLRYPEGMVKHIAPAEDTDRILSVADLVIYASFREEQSFPNTLLKAMCFGKPIVAPDLPMIKKYVDDKVNGYLFPKENVNALAQIMLQVVSNGELSLLARKAASVGQRTARNLMVSESVEGYALLLENILRFPSEVAYPKAVTEIPEKTKAEWQWHLFEAIETKYSQNKTLNTSRYLSKFEKQWNPDQREGSAAVVEKNENFLYSIWEDHRNTEIANKRKRREDEELKGRTDQPRGTWEEVYKSAKRADRSRNDLHERDEGDLERTGQPLCIYEPYFGEGTWPFLHSTSLYRGLGLSTKGRRPGHDDMDAPSRLPLLNNPYYRDVLGEYGAFFAVANRIDRIHKNAWIGFQSWRATARQQALSKTAEKSLLDAIEARRHGDTLYFWARMDVDPRNSLKQDFWSFCDALNAGNCQFAFSESLKKMYGLKQNLSSLPPMPVDGGTWSVMHSWALPTKSFLEFVMFSRMFVDALDSQLYEDHHRSGRCYLSLTKDKHCYSRVMEMLVNVWAYHSARRTMYVDPQTGLMEEQHRLKSRKGKLWVKWFQFNTLKSMDEELAEEADADHPKRRWLWPSTGEVFWQGIYEKERNLKNKEKEKRRQQSKDKIKRIKNRTHQKALGKYVKPPPEELGHSNTTTTATAKLKR